A genomic segment from Panthera tigris isolate Pti1 chromosome A1, P.tigris_Pti1_mat1.1, whole genome shotgun sequence encodes:
- the TIMD4 gene encoding T-cell immunoglobulin and mucin domain-containing protein 4 isoform X1, producing the protein MSKGPLILWLLIELGRLSLIPAAPETVRGFLGQSVTLPCKYSSWSENSNSMCWGKGPCPKSKCNNELLHTDGMTVLSRKSSKYELQGNIRQGNVSLTILNTNEGDNSVYCCRIEVPGWFNDVKKNIRLQLRRAPTTKRPTTTTAMTTTIAVLPTTAVTTPELTTRTPLQTTLTAVATTCPPTISTFLPEATLVLETTEPSMGAPTFTTESESFFLSSDSERSTEVTSGNIALLTSRESEGWGLQSTSQTSMWEMSESVTFLQPRESETAMVVQNEAQSEEVKMVINPDLLMIIAPSVGFVLLVLLVAFFLRGKVMKTNCFQKHTRLDNVGECKNTSEDMQHGGEVEDGLFTL; encoded by the exons TTCCAGCTGCACCAGAGACTGTGAGAGGGTTTTTGGGTCAGTCGGTGACCTTGCCCTGTAAGTACTCATCCTGGTCTGAAAACAGCAACAGCATGTGCTGGGGCAAGGGCCCGTGTCCCAAATCCAAGTGCAACAATGAGCTTCTCCACACTGATGGGATGACGGTGTTGtccaggaagtcatcaaaatatGAACTTCAGGGCAATATCCGACAAGGCAATGTCTCCTTGACCATCTTGAACACCAACGAAGGTGACAACAGTGTATACTGCTGCCGCATAGAGGTCCCTGGCTGGTTCAATGACGTGAAAAAGAACATTCGCCTGCAGCTGAGGAGAG CTCCAACAACCAAGCGCCCAACAACCACTACTGCCATGACGACAACCATAGCTGTGCTTCCAACAACAGCTGTGACTACACCTGAACTCACAACCAGAACACCACTTCAGACTACCCTCACAGCTGTGGCAACCACATGCCCCCCAACAATATCAACCTTTCTTCCTGAAGCAACCCTAGTTCTTGAGACCACTGAGCCTTCAATGGGAGCACCCACCTTCACTACAG aatcagaaagtttctttctctccagtgACTCTGAGAGAAGTACCGAGGTGACCTCTGGAAACATTGCCTTGCTTACATCCAGAG aatcTGAAGGTTGGGGTCTCCAGTCAACGTCCCAGACATCAATGTGGGAAATGAGTGAGTCAGTGACTTTTCTTCAGCCAAGAG AATCTGAGACAGCAATGGTTGTGCAGAATGAAGCTCAATCAGAAGAG GTAAAAATGGTCATCAACCCTGACCTGCTAATGATCATTGCTCCCTCCGTGGGATTTGTGCTGTTGGTGTTGCTTGTGGCGTTTTTCCTTCGAG GGAAAGTCATGAAAACCAATTGTTTCCAGAAACACACAAG GCTTGACAATGTTGGAGAGTGTAAAAACACCTCTGAAGATATGCAGCATGGAGGGGAAGTTGAAGATGGTCTTTTCACACTCTAA
- the TIMD4 gene encoding T-cell immunoglobulin and mucin domain-containing protein 4 isoform X2, protein MCWGKGPCPKSKCNNELLHTDGMTVLSRKSSKYELQGNIRQGNVSLTILNTNEGDNSVYCCRIEVPGWFNDVKKNIRLQLRRAPTTKRPTTTTAMTTTIAVLPTTAVTTPELTTRTPLQTTLTAVATTCPPTISTFLPEATLVLETTEPSMGAPTFTTESESFFLSSDSERSTEVTSGNIALLTSRESEGWGLQSTSQTSMWEMSESVTFLQPRESETAMVVQNEAQSEEVKMVINPDLLMIIAPSVGFVLLVLLVAFFLRGKVMKTNCFQKHTRLDNVGECKNTSEDMQHGGEVEDGLFTL, encoded by the exons ATGTGCTGGGGCAAGGGCCCGTGTCCCAAATCCAAGTGCAACAATGAGCTTCTCCACACTGATGGGATGACGGTGTTGtccaggaagtcatcaaaatatGAACTTCAGGGCAATATCCGACAAGGCAATGTCTCCTTGACCATCTTGAACACCAACGAAGGTGACAACAGTGTATACTGCTGCCGCATAGAGGTCCCTGGCTGGTTCAATGACGTGAAAAAGAACATTCGCCTGCAGCTGAGGAGAG CTCCAACAACCAAGCGCCCAACAACCACTACTGCCATGACGACAACCATAGCTGTGCTTCCAACAACAGCTGTGACTACACCTGAACTCACAACCAGAACACCACTTCAGACTACCCTCACAGCTGTGGCAACCACATGCCCCCCAACAATATCAACCTTTCTTCCTGAAGCAACCCTAGTTCTTGAGACCACTGAGCCTTCAATGGGAGCACCCACCTTCACTACAG aatcagaaagtttctttctctccagtgACTCTGAGAGAAGTACCGAGGTGACCTCTGGAAACATTGCCTTGCTTACATCCAGAG aatcTGAAGGTTGGGGTCTCCAGTCAACGTCCCAGACATCAATGTGGGAAATGAGTGAGTCAGTGACTTTTCTTCAGCCAAGAG AATCTGAGACAGCAATGGTTGTGCAGAATGAAGCTCAATCAGAAGAG GTAAAAATGGTCATCAACCCTGACCTGCTAATGATCATTGCTCCCTCCGTGGGATTTGTGCTGTTGGTGTTGCTTGTGGCGTTTTTCCTTCGAG GGAAAGTCATGAAAACCAATTGTTTCCAGAAACACACAAG GCTTGACAATGTTGGAGAGTGTAAAAACACCTCTGAAGATATGCAGCATGGAGGGGAAGTTGAAGATGGTCTTTTCACACTCTAA